In the genome of Pseudorca crassidens isolate mPseCra1 chromosome 14, mPseCra1.hap1, whole genome shotgun sequence, one region contains:
- the SDC1 gene encoding syndecan-1 — MRRPALWLWLCALALRLQPALPQTVAVNVPPEDQDGSGDDSDSFSGSGAGALPDITVSQQTPSTWKDKGLLTATPTAPEPSRPDTTVTSTSILPTGEQPEGGGLVLLGELEPGLTAQEKEATHPPSGTTLHPTTHRASTARATTAQGPAATSHPHRDVQPDHHETSAPTGHSQLEPQAPSVEDGASATTEKAAEGEAPTQLPEGEGSGEQDFTFDVSAENSAGATVEPGQRNVPPGDPGATGASQGFLDRKEVLGGVIAGGLVGLIFAVCLVGFMLYRMKKKDEGSYSLEEPKQANGGAYQKPSKQEEFYA, encoded by the exons ATGAGGCGCCCGGcgctctggctctggctctgcgCGCTGGCGCTGCGCCTGCAGCCGGCCCTCCCG cAAACTGTGGCTGTAAACGTGCCCCCCGAGGATCAGGATGGCTCTGGAGATGACTCCGACAGCTTCTCTGGCTCGGGCGCAG GCGCTCTGCCAGATATCACCGTGTCACAGCAGACCCCCTCCACCTGGAAGGACAAGGGGCTCCTGACGGCCACGCCCACGGCTCCAGAGCCCAGCCGCCCGGATACCACGgtcacctccacctccatcctGCCGACTGGAGAGCAGCCTGAGGGGGGCGGGCTGGTGCTCCTAGGAGAGCTGGAACCTGGCCTCACTGCCCAAGAGAAGGaggccacccacccacccagtggGACCACGCTGCACCCGACCACCCACCGGGCATCAACAGCCAGAGCTACCACGGCCCAGGGGCCTGCTGCCACCTCCCATCCCCACAGGGACGTGCAGCCTGACCACCACGAGACCTCAGCTCCCACAGGTCACAGTCAGCTCGAGCCTCAGGCTCCCAGCGTGGAGGATGGAGCTTCTGCTACCACCGAGAAGGCTGCTGAGGGTGAAGCCCCCACCCAGCTCCCAGAAGGAGAGGGCTCTGGCGAGCAG GACTTCACCTTTGACGTGTCGGCAGAGAACTCAGCCGGGGCCACTGTGGAACCTGGCCAGCGGAATGTGCCCCCAGGGGATCCCGGGGCCACGGGGGCCTCGCAGGGCTTCCTGGACAGGAAGGAAGTGCTGGGAG GGGTCATTGCCGGAGGCCTCGTGGGACTCATCTTTGCTGTGTGCCTGGTGGGTTTCATGCTGTACCGGATGAAGAAGAAGGACGAGGGTAGCTACTCCTTGGAGGAGCCGAAGCAAGCCAATGGCGGGGCCTACCAGAAGCCCAGCAAACAGGAGGAGTTCTACGCCTGA